The Panicum hallii strain FIL2 chromosome 5, PHallii_v3.1, whole genome shotgun sequence genome contains the following window.
GATGAGGATCCCTTTGACGTCCACTGTGGGCTCAAAGGATCCGGAATTCCGCTTGTAGTTGGGCGCCTCGTCCATAGTTTCCTCCCAGATGACTGCGAGCTCCTCGGAGGCGATGACCACCAAGGCGAGCTCGCAGCTCTCCATGTGGCACTGGTAGGCATGCTGGAAAGAGCCGATGGTGATAACCTCATACGGGCCCAGCATCTTGAGCTTGAGGTACATGTATTTGGGTATGGCCATGAACTTCTCATAGCACGGCCGCCCCAAGATGGCATGGTAGGACCCATGCAATCTAACCACCTCAAAGGTGAGGGTCTCCGTCCTGTAATTGGTTGGATCCCCGAATGTTACGGGCAGGTTCATCTGCCCAAGTGGTATCACCTGCTTCTATAGCTCGATGTCGTGGAATGGCGCTCTAGACGGCCGGATGCGTGACCAGtcgatgcccatggcatccagggtCTCGGCGTACATGATGTTGAGGCCGCTGCCCCTGTCCATCAACACCTTGGTGAGGCACTTTGTGCTGATGATCAGATCTGGTCGAAGGGGAGATGTTCGAGCCACGTTCGCGCCAAGTCGGTCAGGATTAGTGAAAAGTTGTGGATGATGAAGTAGTCACTATCCGCCCCATCAGCCCGACAGGCGAGCCGGTAATCTTCAAGCCAGAGGCAGATAGGGGTTTGTCTCCCCAGCATACTTCGTGATGTTCGCCGAGGGACAGTATCGGGGCGGCAACTCCACGATGTGAATGCACAAGCTGAAAACCATGGGGCCGGGCGGATCGAGGCTCGCGCTTTGATCCTCAGAGCTGTCTTGGCGTCCATCGTGGCGAGGGTAATACCCTTGACTCACCGCCACTTGCTCATCCTTATACCCGCGCTTGCGGGCGTTGAGGGTAAGGCGCGTGTCACGGTCGGTGCCGAGGCATCCTCAAACAGGGGCGTTCGATGGCGTTGGGCTTGGTGGACGGGCACATCCTTGACACCTTGCTTCGTAGAAGGGTTCTAGCTGGCGTTAGGCTCGCATCGCCAAGGCATCGAGTTCTCTGCCTGTTGTCGTGCTGCGCGCTCAAGGAGCATGTGCAGCTTGTCGTGGGCGCGACGCGCCTCGGGCACCACAGGTTATGGGAGTTCCTCGAGCAGAGCCGCTGCGGCAGCAACATTCTGACTTGCCCGAGCGAAGAGTGGGGGTCCCTCGCCATCTTCGTGGATCCTCCGGTTTATGTCATTAGCGTTGGCGCGTGCGGGTCCATCGCCTCCGCGATGTCCGATCTCGTGCTCGAGTTTGGCGTTCTCCTGCTCTAGCTGGAGGCATGCCTCTTCGAGCTCCTCTTGTCGCTCTCGCAGCTGCTCTAGCCGTATGCACGGTGGGGCTCAGTTTCTCTCCCGAGATCCATCGTTGGAGACGTTCAGGGGAGTGTTTCCATCATTGGCGCTTTCGACGTGCCCCTCAAGAGAGTCCGCCATGAAGCATTCCAGGGAGGGGTTATGGCTTCCCCTGCTAGAGTCATAGTCAGAGATCATCTCCGAATACCCCGTGAGGCAATCATGGAAGGACTCCAAAATGTAGTCCACCATTCCCACGATTTCATCATCCATGGggggctgtggcagaaccgcttgaattattccggctcaagtgcgcagatcattgctatacaggcgatatcACCTCAACGCagttcaaacggaataacccaatggtctgtcgggtaacgtcctgatgaaaccaccggattttggatcgttcaagcgtacctcacacgaaggcgagtccagagatacaatcaccattacttttttacaacatagtcatagcagttattacaaaccggtttctagtagagtactacaaacctaactgaaacaaatttatacaaacattgtctgaaaacttcaagtttaacgaacattattcagagatggcagcggaaaagatacaacaacgcgactacttgtcgcaaagcaggcaccatacttagcgcaaagcatggcgtcattccgaagggtcattaccagccggggacggatcccattccacggaccggCCAGGccgtaaagtgcagggccaaggagaactagcaactaagtcctcgaatgacatacctgaaaaccacattactagcaaggctgagtatacgaatactcagcaaggcttacccgtcaattgggtatacttagcccataactagaccatgagaggttgaaaggctctaggtttcttttgctgaaaaacaacaaagagtaggtccttatttccatattttagctttcagattctagttcaattggCCATCCTAAATGAGCAtttatactagacaagcaagttaggtattaaagcatacatcaatattgttccatcaagtgttgctcttgttactctatgtggcagaagtatcaagcagtctcaatcaccgcgagagacggacgattcctgaatcaaatttcataaccttgcaagggatcctaacacacacgctcggaaactttcctttccgggcaatcattcccctcatattccgggtcgtggatcagcgccaccacaagcaactgcagggcCATACGCACagccaatgtgcaggacgtacgtctacagcgcgactatatgaccgtactcccatcttctatgcagaacgtactcccacacgtcggtgcgtgtgtaaataaaccaaaattcgagtggtgggggatatgtccacttgccgggccaatcaggtactaggcttaccgcgtaccatatttacggtatgtggctagtacattcaaacgcttgaccaccactaccacatattgtggccttatcaaattgatcaacacagacggggtaccattccaagccatgatactacacatagccccgtccgtgatccttatagtgattgcaaaatagtaaacaattaactcctatatcgcgcgagtgacagaaaatcacttgacttctgccgatcctattagcaaagTATCTACTCGAtacaactcctagcacttaatgcacaagatagatatataacaatataagtgcataatttaaaatactgggttatgcactgggtttgccttcactggtgaggctagGGTCAGTGATGTTAGTATCTTCTAAACCTGGATTCAAGGCTTTAGAAAGACCCTTGGCAacgtttacttgagcttcagaaataccctcgccgggttccgggattagctcgtaggtaccgtcagcgagtgtcgtcaaatctacatgatatgcaattatttgaagcaaatggttattattttactATCTTATTTTCACGATAAGAATTAGCACGGCGATGGAGAGTGAGATCGCCGGCGCGGCGTCCTGGGCTGCGCGTACGCGGAAAGAGTAAGAAGAGCggatcaggaaggggcaatgagacgcggcggtgctggtggagcatgaaattggagaggaggagtggCGGAGAtggctgacggcggtggacagagTAGCTCTGGCGAAGTAGTCGAGTGGggaaaagaacaggaatgcgggtgcgcgcgcgggaaaagaagaaaagagaagtttactgggcgcattcccaagctaaaaagaggcgtgcgggcgggcggcaagcagctgctagCGGTCAACAGCGCGCGTGGCAGCTCAGGCGGGCATCGGCGCGACGCGTCTGCGCAAGGAGGAGCCAGTGGGGTCGgttaagcggcgggcgggcgagctggggctAGGGCCAGGTGGTGTAGGAAGAGTGGCGAGGGGCAGCTTGCGGCCAAGGAAAAcgccggcgatgggcggcgctgcagaaaaatagagagggggaagcaggaggaagaagacgaggacctattcgtaaattttgcaaaagttcaagaagttcactgtaaagtaaaattttcttccaaactatagctctaatgaaaatatgcccaaaatcaaaagtgtagagcttaaaaagatctaccactttgctttagggtccaacttcaaaatagttagggttttgaatttatttttaaaaaccaactaatcattcaatttcaaataaatccaaattTTACCCCTTTCAAtcaagccttggagtatttacacttcttatagtgattaaagagtgaaaacttacgtttgcaaatcaacccttcatacattttgaaattatctctcatttacacacaatttacaaaaagaaccctaatttttccaatattataGAAATATCCTTTAacatgtatttaagtttttaaaggcattcatcaaagcaaacacaaacttcacactaacaaacacaacttcatactagaaatttgcttgcctagctcctaagtacctaaaatatcacagccttcctccctaaaaagaatcttgtcctgagattccggaacagaatggaattggaagattagatacttggtttggctctaaggaagtctGAAAAGCTCCTGACTAtttctcttcttgtgcttctctctttggtatccagTATTCTGATCAGATGTTCAGTATAAGATAGGTCTGactcgattttgatggtttggaaattgatgACCTCGGTAGGGATTTTGACGCATtttctaagttgagatacatggaagatattataaatggctgctagctgataaggaagttgaagacgataagctacgggtccacaagcttcaagaatttcaaaaggtccaacatatcgaggagcgagttttcctttcataccaaaccgttgaacaccccgggtaggagatacccttagatatacaaagtcaccaacttcaaactgcaatggtttccttcgtttgtccgcgtagctcttttgttgagattgggctgcctttagattattttgaatgatcttcactttttcttctgcttcagtgacaagatcggatccaaagattttacgttcgctggtttgagaccaactcaaaggagttcggcatcggcgaccgtataatgcttcaaaaggagccattttgagactcgattgataactattattgtaggagaattctgccaaggctaagcatttgtcccagtttTTGTCATATTGATTACACatgctctaagcatatcctctaaaatttgatttatcctttccatttgtccgtctgtttgcggatgatacgcggagcttcgaattaatttggttccaagagaatgttggagttgctcccagaaatgagcaatgaactgtgctccacgatcagagatgatcatcttaggtactccatggagatgaacgatttggtctagatagatctcggcatactttttagcattgtaagtagtatgcacgggaagtaAATGGatggttttggttaatcgatcaatgattacccaaatagaatcatgcctctgggaagtgttgggcaagccaacgataaaatccatgctgatatcttcccacttccaagaaagaatgggtaaaggttgaagaacaccagcaatctttaagtgactggttttaactctttggcaaatattacactcagagacatatcttgcaatttctcttttcatgcgagtccaccaaaaattctgtctgaggtcttggtacattttggtactgccagggtgcatagagaacttggacagatgtgcctcatcCATAATCTGCTTAcaaagctgatggtccttgggtacaacaatacgtcccttgaaccatagaatccctttgtgatctacttgaaaacacttatacttttcttctctctaggctagctgttgcttgatgattttgaatccttcatcatgtagttgtgccataatgatactatcttgaagtgtgggttcaaatgctatatgattcaaactagcttgaggaataatctcaagattgagctttctcatttcccagcagagaatTTCATTGATGGCTTCTATTGATAAGCAATGGCCATGCGCTTTgcggctgagtgcatccgcaaccacattgaccttgcctggatgatagtgcacttctagatcataatcttttataagctctagccaacgtctttgtctcatatttagatctacttgtgtaaaaatgtacttgagactcttatggtcagtgtagatgttgcacttagtacccataagataatgtctccagatcttaagcgcatggataacggctgcaagctcaagatcatgggtaggatagttctgttcatgagtcctgagtgctcgtgaggcataagcaattactcggttgttttgcatgagtacacaaccaagtccgatgcccaacgcatcacaatagatatcaaaaggtttggaattatctagttgagccaaaactggagcagtagtgaggtgtgctcttagagtgtggaatgcttcttcacaattctcattccaggagaatttaactcctttcttcaacaattatgtcattggcttggctattttagagaagtcagggatgaaacgatgataatagccagcaagacctaCGGATCTTGGCTATTTAGAGAAGTCAGggatgaaacgatgataatagccagcaagaccaagaaaactacggacctgatggactgaagtagggggcttccaattcatcacttcctgaactttactcAGATCAACACATAtgccgtcactggagatggtgtgatCCAAAAATTTAACtttatctagccaaaattcacatttggagaatttggcatacaagtggtgttctcgcaatctctgaagaataatatgaagatgtctagcataatcttctagatttttagaatagatcagaatattaTCGATGAATGCTACGACTAATTTATCGAGCTCTGGCATAAagatagagttcatgagatacatgaaatatgctggggcgttGGTACGACTacaagacataaccagatattcaaaAAGtacatatctggtggagaatgttgtctttgggatgtcgctgggcttaatctttatctggtgatatccagagtgaaggtcaattttggagaatatcctggctccagctaattgatcgaacaagatgtcaatacgggaaagaggatatttgtttttgatggttacttcattgagggggcgatagtccacacatagtctgaggctatggtccttcttcacaaacaaggctaggcatccccatggtgaagcacttggacgaataaaacatttatcaagaaggtcttgaagttgaacttttaattctgccagctcattgggtggcatacgatagggtcttttagagatgggggctgtaccAGTTTGTAAttctataataaactcaatgtcTCTATCAGGAGGCATCCtgggcaaatcatccggaaaaacatctgggtactcacatacgacagggatgtcctcaagcttgatcccttctatggtATAAATATAAGAGTTGATATACTCCCGCTGtggaagatatagaatagtaGCCTTGTAATCAGGTGAGGCTATCTCAACCGCTCGGAAAGAGATATCTAATAATACTTGGtgtctagtcatccaatccatacctagtaggatatccattccttctaggtttagcaaaattaaatctgtctttatcaggttgctacccaattgaatgggcacatctctacagatttgattggaagcaattttaccgccaggagtcgctatcatatatgttcctttagtatgatagaaatccaagcctacttttattccaaactttggactgataacgctatgagttgcaccggaatcaaaaagtataactgcaggttgatggtgtatagtaaaagtacccgtcattattggtgcaccctcaggaagttcg
Protein-coding sequences here:
- the LOC112892560 gene encoding uncharacterized protein LOC112892560, with translation MDRGSGLNIMYAETLDAMGIDWTETLTFEVVRLHGSYHAILGRPCYEKFMAIPKYMYLKLKMLGPYEVITIGSFQHAYQCHMESCELALVVIASEELAVIWEETMDEAPNYKRNSGSFEPTVDVKGILIDPDNSGNKRVQISTALFPK